Proteins encoded together in one Helicobacter pylori window:
- the proS gene encoding proline--tRNA ligase, translating into MLFSKLFAPTLKEPPKDAVLKSHKHLAQAGYIYQVGSGIYNFLPLAKKVLDKIENITHKRMQEHGAQNILMSFVVLASLWEKSGRLDKYGKELLVFKDRKDNDFVLSPTLEENITEIASNFIKSYKQLPVHLYQIHTKFRDEIRPRFGLVRAREFIMKDGYSFHEDAESLDKEFLNTQSAYKEILSDLGLNFRIVEADSGAIGGSKSREFVVLTECGEDTIVVCQNCDYAANIEIAKRSKRPEPLNVPKAQLAKFPTPNTTSAQSVAEFFKTEPYFVLKALVKKVIHKDRETLACFFVRGDDNLEEVKALNALNIIGANALELREASQEDLNHAGLIAGFIGPYGLKKHVSYIIFDEDLKESDCLIVGANEKDFHAVGVDLKGFENLVYADIVQVKESDCCPNCQGSLKYHKSLEVGHIFKLGQGYAKSLKASFLDKNGKERFFEMGCYGIGISRLLSAILEQKSDDLGCVWTKNTAPFDVVIVVSNLKDEAQKKLAFEVYERLLQKGVDALLDDRDARFGAKMRDFELIGERLALIIGKQTLESKEFECVKRANLEKQTIKDIELEEKILEMLASE; encoded by the coding sequence ATGTTATTTTCAAAACTCTTTGCCCCCACCCTCAAAGAACCCCCTAAAGATGCCGTGTTAAAAAGCCATAAACACCTAGCTCAAGCAGGATACATCTATCAAGTAGGCAGCGGGATTTATAATTTTTTGCCTTTAGCTAAAAAAGTGCTAGACAAGATAGAAAACATCACGCACAAACGCATGCAAGAGCATGGGGCGCAAAATATTTTAATGAGTTTTGTGGTTTTGGCGAGTTTGTGGGAAAAATCAGGCCGTTTGGATAAATACGGCAAGGAATTATTGGTTTTTAAAGACCGAAAAGACAATGATTTTGTCTTAAGCCCCACTTTAGAAGAAAATATCACCGAAATTGCCTCTAATTTCATCAAAAGCTACAAGCAATTACCCGTGCATCTCTATCAAATCCACACGAAATTCCGTGATGAAATCCGCCCACGATTCGGGTTGGTGAGAGCTAGGGAATTTATCATGAAAGATGGTTATAGCTTTCATGAAGACGCTGAGAGCTTGGATAAGGAATTTTTAAACACGCAAAGCGCTTATAAAGAAATTTTAAGCGATTTGGGTTTGAATTTTCGCATCGTGGAAGCGGATAGCGGGGCGATTGGTGGGAGTAAAAGCAGGGAATTTGTCGTTTTAACAGAATGCGGGGAAGACACGATCGTGGTGTGTCAAAATTGCGATTATGCCGCCAACATTGAAATCGCTAAACGCTCTAAAAGGCCTGAGCCTTTAAATGTCCCAAAAGCGCAATTAGCGAAATTCCCCACCCCTAATACCACCAGCGCTCAAAGCGTGGCGGAATTTTTTAAAACAGAGCCTTATTTTGTTTTAAAAGCGCTTGTTAAAAAAGTGATCCACAAAGATAGAGAAACCCTAGCGTGCTTTTTTGTTAGGGGCGATGACAATTTAGAGGAAGTTAAAGCCCTAAACGCTTTGAACATTATAGGAGCGAACGCTTTAGAATTAAGAGAAGCCAGTCAAGAAGATTTAAACCACGCAGGGTTAATAGCGGGCTTTATAGGGCCTTATGGCTTGAAAAAGCATGTTTCTTACATTATTTTTGATGAAGATTTAAAAGAGAGTGATTGCTTGATCGTTGGGGCTAATGAAAAGGATTTTCATGCGGTGGGCGTGGATTTAAAAGGGTTTGAAAACCTTGTTTATGCGGATATTGTCCAGGTTAAAGAGAGCGATTGTTGCCCTAATTGTCAGGGATCGTTGAAATACCATAAGAGTTTGGAGGTGGGGCATATTTTCAAACTCGGGCAAGGCTATGCTAAAAGCTTGAAGGCTAGTTTCTTGGATAAGAATGGCAAAGAGCGGTTTTTTGAAATGGGGTGCTATGGGATAGGCATTAGCCGATTGCTCAGCGCGATTTTAGAGCAAAAAAGCGATGATCTAGGCTGTGTGTGGACGAAAAATACCGCTCCTTTTGATGTGGTGATCGTGGTTTCTAATTTGAAAGATGAAGCGCAAAAAAAACTCGCTTTTGAAGTGTATGAAAGGCTGCTCCAAAAGGGCGTTGATGCACTGTTAGATGACAGAGACGCTCGTTTTGGGGCGAAGATGAGGGATTTTGAATTGATTGGGGAACGATTAGCGCTCATTATTGGGAAGCAAACTTTAGAGAGCAAGGAATTTGAATGCGTCAAACGCGCTAATTTAGAAAAACAAACGATCAAAGACATAGAATTAGAAGAAAAAATTTTAGAAATGTTAGCGAGCGAATAA
- a CDS encoding cytochrome c: MRLFIALVLFLWWLSLNAKEADFISDFEYGLALYKNPRGVACAKCHGIKGEQQEITFYYEKGEKKILYAPKINHLDFKTFKDALSLGKGMMPKYNLNLEEIQAIYLYITSLGHKEEHKDSLKP; the protein is encoded by the coding sequence ATGCGTTTGTTTATCGCGCTAGTTTTGTTCTTGTGGTGGTTAAGTTTGAACGCTAAGGAAGCGGATTTCATCTCTGATTTTGAATACGGGCTGGCTCTTTATAAAAACCCTAGGGGTGTTGCGTGCGCGAAATGCCATGGCATTAAAGGCGAACAACAAGAAATCACTTTTTATTATGAAAAAGGCGAAAAAAAAATCCTCTACGCCCCTAAAATCAACCATTTAGATTTTAAAACCTTTAAAGACGCCCTGAGTTTAGGCAAAGGCATGATGCCTAAATACAATCTCAATTTAGAAGAAATCCAAGCGATTTACCTTTATATCACCTCTTTAGGGCATAAAGAAGAACATAAGGATTCTCTTAAGCCTTAA
- the hemC gene encoding hydroxymethylbilane synthase, whose product MGNLVIGSRGSELALWQANHIKERLKKECSMESEIQIVKTKGDKILDTPLNKIGGKGLFTKELEELLLKGAIDLAVHSLKDVPVVFEKGLDLACITKRADVRDTFLSVKFPDLMSLPKGAKVGTTSLRRSMQIKLKRQDLDTESLRGNVQTRLKKLECGEFDAIILAEAGLCRLNVQGAKYRKAFSVKEMIPSMGQGALGVEMLKNHKHFITLQKLNDEESAFCCHLEREFIKGLNGGCQIPIGVHASLMGDRVKIQAVLGLPNGKEVITKEKQGDKTKAFDLIQELLEEFLQSGAKEILEKAQLF is encoded by the coding sequence GTGGGAAATTTAGTGATTGGCTCTAGGGGGAGCGAATTAGCCTTGTGGCAAGCGAATCACATTAAAGAGCGCCTGAAAAAAGAATGCTCTATGGAAAGCGAGATTCAAATCGTTAAGACTAAAGGCGATAAAATCTTAGACACCCCTTTAAATAAGATCGGCGGTAAGGGGCTATTCACTAAGGAATTGGAAGAATTGCTTTTAAAAGGCGCAATTGATTTGGCGGTGCATTCTTTAAAAGATGTGCCGGTCGTGTTTGAAAAGGGGTTGGACTTGGCATGCATCACCAAAAGGGCTGATGTGAGGGACACTTTTTTGAGCGTGAAATTCCCTGATTTGATGAGCTTGCCTAAAGGAGCCAAGGTTGGCACGACTTCTTTAAGGCGCTCCATGCAGATCAAACTGAAACGCCAAGATCTAGACACAGAAAGCTTAAGGGGGAATGTCCAAACCCGTTTGAAAAAACTTGAGTGCGGTGAATTTGACGCTATCATTTTGGCTGAAGCCGGGTTGTGCCGCTTAAACGTTCAAGGGGCGAAATACCGCAAGGCTTTTAGCGTAAAAGAAATGATTCCTAGCATGGGTCAGGGGGCTTTAGGGGTGGAAATGCTCAAAAACCACAAGCATTTTATTACGCTCCAAAAACTCAACGATGAAGAAAGCGCGTTTTGCTGCCATTTAGAAAGGGAGTTTATTAAGGGGCTTAATGGAGGGTGTCAGATCCCTATTGGCGTGCATGCGAGTTTAATGGGCGATAGGGTTAAAATCCAGGCGGTTTTAGGCTTGCCCAATGGGAAAGAAGTCATCACTAAAGAAAAGCAAGGGGATAAAACTAAGGCGTTCGATTTAATTCAAGAGCTTTTAGAAGAATTTTTGCAAAGCGGGGCGAAAGAGATTTTAGAAAAGGCGCAGTTGTTTTAA
- a CDS encoding polyprenyl synthetase family protein — protein MQEKQLQAIQNKIASWIKEIESGFIDALFSKIGPSKMLRSKLMLALLDEKTDAILLDKAFNLCAIVEMIQTASLLHDDVIDKATMRRKLPSINALFGNFNAVMLGDVFYSKAFFELSKMGESIAQILSNAVLRLSRGEIEDVFVGESFNSDKQKYWRILEDKTAHFIEASLKSMAILLNKDAKMYADFGLHFGMAFQIIDDLLDITQDAKTLGKPNFSDFKEGKTTLPYLLLYEKLNQHEQGLLISYFKQDSHEIIEWTKEKFKQYAIIEETLKIAQVYSKKALEAIKGENNLILEKLAQDVIYRTF, from the coding sequence AAAATAAAATCGCTTCTTGGATCAAAGAAATAGAAAGCGGCTTTATCGATGCATTGTTTTCTAAGATTGGCCCTTCAAAAATGTTGCGCTCCAAACTCATGCTCGCTTTATTAGACGAAAAAACAGACGCTATTTTATTGGATAAAGCCTTCAATTTGTGCGCGATTGTAGAAATGATACAGACCGCTTCTTTATTGCATGATGATGTGATTGACAAAGCGACCATGCGCCGAAAACTCCCTAGCATTAACGCTCTTTTTGGGAATTTTAACGCCGTGATGCTTGGGGATGTGTTTTATTCTAAAGCCTTTTTTGAACTATCCAAAATGGGTGAATCCATCGCTCAAATCCTCTCTAATGCGGTTTTAAGGCTCTCTAGAGGCGAGATTGAAGACGTGTTTGTGGGGGAAAGTTTTAATAGCGACAAACAAAAATATTGGCGTATTTTAGAAGACAAGACCGCTCATTTCATAGAAGCGAGCTTAAAGAGCATGGCGATTCTTTTAAATAAAGACGCCAAAATGTATGCGGATTTTGGGTTGCATTTTGGCATGGCGTTTCAAATCATTGATGATTTATTAGACATCACTCAAGACGCCAAAACTCTAGGCAAGCCCAATTTTAGCGATTTTAAAGAGGGCAAAACCACTTTACCCTACTTGCTTTTATATGAAAAATTAAATCAGCATGAACAAGGGCTTTTAATTTCTTATTTTAAACAAGATAGTCATGAAATCATAGAATGGACTAAGGAAAAATTCAAGCAATATGCTATCATAGAAGAAACCCTTAAGATCGCTCAAGTTTATTCTAAAAAGGCCCTTGAAGCCATTAAAGGGGAGAACAATTTGATTTTAGAAAAACTAGCGCAAGATGTCATTTATAGGACTTTTTAA
- a CDS encoding glutamyl-tRNA reductase, translated as MELETHLSKYFTLAFTHKSMSLEMREKLAINSNATLKEFLQTIKTHCPNIKECMVLSTCNRFEIYASLKHGANTNEQKNALLKILAQNKKMSVSDLEKCVLMNTDESAVHHVFSVCSSLDSLVVGETQITGQMKNAYKFAFEEKFCSKDLTRLLHFAFKCAAKVRNLTGISKQGVSISSVAVKEALNIFEKERIKDKKALVIGLGEMAQLVIKHLLNKQFEALILGRNVAKFEDFIKELEEPKKVSFQNIEHLKTYINEYALLFCTTSSPNFIVQNSMLKETIFRRFWFDLAVPRNIEKPVFNNIFLYSVDDLEPMVRENVGNRQESRTKAYEIVGLATMEFYQWIQSLEVEPVIKDLRELARISAQKELQKALKKRYVPKEYESNIEKILHNAFNTFLHHPTIALKKNAQKEESDVLVGAIKNLFNLDKSNASHAQNLNLYKCEYYEE; from the coding sequence ATGGAGTTAGAAACTCATTTATCAAAATATTTTACCCTAGCCTTTACGCATAAAAGCATGAGCTTAGAAATGCGAGAAAAACTCGCTATCAATTCGAACGCAACGCTTAAAGAATTTTTACAAACCATTAAAACCCACTGCCCTAATATCAAAGAGTGCATGGTGCTATCCACATGCAATCGCTTTGAAATCTATGCGAGCCTAAAGCACGGCGCTAATACTAATGAACAAAAAAACGCGTTACTAAAAATTTTGGCTCAAAATAAAAAAATGAGCGTGTCTGATTTAGAAAAATGCGTTTTAATGAACACTGATGAAAGTGCCGTCCATCATGTCTTTAGCGTGTGCAGCAGTTTGGATAGCTTGGTGGTGGGGGAAACTCAAATCACAGGGCAGATGAAAAACGCCTATAAATTCGCTTTTGAAGAGAAATTTTGCTCTAAAGATTTAACCCGATTGCTCCATTTTGCTTTCAAATGCGCCGCTAAAGTGCGCAATTTAACCGGCATTTCCAAGCAAGGGGTCTCCATCTCTTCAGTGGCGGTCAAAGAAGCGCTTAATATTTTTGAAAAAGAAAGGATTAAGGATAAAAAAGCCCTCGTGATAGGGCTTGGCGAGATGGCTCAATTAGTCATCAAACACCTTTTAAACAAGCAATTTGAAGCGCTTATTTTAGGGCGTAATGTGGCTAAATTTGAAGATTTCATCAAAGAATTAGAAGAGCCTAAAAAAGTGAGCTTCCAAAATATAGAACATTTAAAAACTTATATCAATGAATACGCATTGCTTTTTTGTACCACTTCTTCGCCGAACTTTATCGTGCAAAATTCCATGTTAAAAGAAACGATTTTCAGGCGTTTTTGGTTTGATTTAGCCGTGCCACGAAATATTGAAAAGCCGGTATTTAATAATATTTTCTTATACAGCGTGGATGATTTAGAGCCTATGGTGAGGGAAAATGTGGGAAACAGGCAAGAGAGCAGAACGAAAGCTTATGAGATTGTAGGGCTTGCCACAATGGAATTTTACCAATGGATCCAAAGTTTAGAAGTAGAGCCTGTGATTAAGGATTTAAGGGAATTAGCTAGGATTTCAGCCCAAAAGGAATTGCAAAAGGCGCTCAAAAAACGCTATGTGCCTAAAGAATACGAAAGCAATATTGAAAAGATCTTGCACAACGCTTTCAACACTTTTTTACACCACCCCACCATCGCTTTAAAAAAGAACGCTCAAAAAGAAGAATCCGATGTGCTTGTGGGCGCGATTAAAAACTTGTTTAATTTAGACAAATCTAACGCTAGCCATGCCCAGAATTTGAATCTCTATAAATGCGAATATTACGAGGAATAA